Proteins encoded by one window of Flavobacterium sp. N502540:
- the thiS gene encoding sulfur carrier protein ThiS: MELKINQQIKKFDAESLSIQSLLDLEIPNKQNGIAVAINNTVVPKSNWNQQLVSETDEILIISATQGG, encoded by the coding sequence GAACTAAAAATCAACCAACAAATCAAAAAATTCGATGCTGAATCGTTAAGCATTCAGTCATTGCTCGATCTCGAAATTCCCAACAAACAAAACGGAATTGCCGTTGCTATCAACAATACTGTTGTTCCAAAATCCAACTGGAACCAACAACTTGTATCCGAAACTGACGAAATTCTAATTATTTCTGCTACTCAGGGAGGATAA